The Flavobacterium psychrotrophum region ACAGTTTTTGTATTCCTGCCCAGCCTGTAACCTTTGGCAGTAGCCGAATGCAGTATTTTACGTTGGCATAGGGCATAGCACTAATGTCCATTTGTTTATTGGCGAATGTGTTTTTAGGGTTTAGGTATTCGAGTATGCTGTCGTAAGTCAGGGTGTCGCGCAGGGCAGTGTATTGGCGGAGGGTGAGGTTTTTCATTTATTGTGGATTTGTTAATGGTTATCGGTTGATGGTTATCGGTTGATGGTTGCCGGTTGATGGTTGCCGGTTGTCGGGCAGCTTCACGCAGATTTTGTCTAGCTGTTTTCCATGTCGACGATAGGAGACATCTCTATTCAATTTACTTCGCTTCTTGGTGAGGTGTTTTATACCGCAGAGTTGCACAGAGGGTACACAGAGATGCACAGAGGTTTTGAGTTAACCTCCTACGGAGTGCGAACGCAGAGGAGCTTCACTCAGCTTTTGTCTAGCTGTTTTCCATGTCGACGATAGGAGACATCTCTATTCAATTTACTTCGCTTCTTGGTGAGGTATTTTATACCGCAGAGTTGCACAGAGGGTACACAGAGATGCACAGAGGTTTTGAGTTAACCTCCTACGGAGTGAGAACGCAGAGGAGCTTCACTCAGCTTTTGCCTTTACGTTTTATCATGCTGACCTGCCTTTGCCGGCAGGCAGGCGATAGGAAGCATCTCTAACAAGTGTAATTGATTTTCTCGCAAAGCCGCTGAGTCGCAAAGTTGAGATCCTTCGACTCCGCTGCGCTCAGGATGACAAATTGTGCAGTTAAAATCCGTGAGAATCCACGACTGCGCAGCACCCGAGTCACCTGCCTGCCGGCAGGCAGGTCCGCGTTCCCTTTTCATTCTTAGCTCTGTTTCTATGTTTATTACTGTAAGGTGCTATTTGTTATGCTAATAATAGGAAGTCTAGAGATTGAATTTTCGCAAAGCCGCAAAGTTGAGATCCTTCGACTCCGTTCCTCCGCTCAGGATGACAAACCGACCAGGTAGCAGGTCTGATTGAAGCTGCCCGACAACCAACAACCGGCAACCATCAACTATTCTATCCAATACGAACCCGGGCACTATAACTCTTTCGCAGCGCAAACCAATACCGCATCATGATGCTGTCCCACTCATCGGGCGATCGGCCTATGAGTTCTTTAACACGCTCTTTTGGGAGGATGCCCTGCCTGCCATCGCGGTCAATGTCTTTTAGTTTTACCTGTTCCATTTCTTCGGTGGTGGTTTGCTGTACGGTGTCGCTGGTGCAAATCTCTCCCGAAAGGCGGTTGGTTATCATCTCGGCCATTTTGATGCTGCACTGGCTTTTAAGGTTGTCAAAGTTAGGCTTGATGTAGGCATTGCCCTCGCGCATTTCGAGCGGACTCGAATTATTGATGAAGCCCTTACATTTCAGGAAGTCGACTACCCCGCCGCCCACCCCGTCTTCATCGGCAATAATGTTGCTTAGCGCAATGCCGTGTTTTGTCTGGAGTATGCGTGCACGGCCTACCACCTCGTCCAGCCCTGATTTTGCAATGGCCTCGCGGGCAATGCACACCCAGCCGTGCCAAATGCGAAATACTGTTTTATCGCGACCCTTGCGGGCAACGTCTATGGTCATGTACTTAAGCCCTTGCTGCGGAATGTGGATGGGGTTGAAATAGTCGGCAATGGCATCGCGGTCTATCAGGGTTGCGGGGTCGTCATCATACTCCCAGTTGCCAAAGTAAAGGCGTTCGCGGCTGTTTTTATCGAGCCGCAAAAGCGATTGCAGATAGCTGGGGTGCAAGTGCGGATTGTCCGTAGGCAGGCTCTGGATAAAGCGGCGGTGCGGTGCTAGCAATCCATCGCGGCAGGGTTTGTAGAACTCCTTATATGCCCAGTTTTTTGCAGGGTTACAGCTGCCCAGCATCTTGGGTATAAGGCCATATTCGGTAAGCTTATAACGAATGCGGCTCTTAACAATTTGCCATGCGTGATAGGCCACCTGGCTGCATTCGTCTATAAAAGCACCGGTAATTTCTAGCGAACCCAGGCTGTCAAAATTGGGATCAGACGGGTAGTAGAACAAATCTTTAAGCAGTATCTGGCTGCCGTTTTTAAACTGGATAATATGCTCTACCGACTTATAGCTGAACTGGTTGCCCAGCTTTAGCAGCGTGGCAAGCTCAAAAAAGGTATTGAGCGTGGTTTCTTTAAGGGTTTTGAGCTTGCTGCGCCCCATGAGCCAGCGCGTACCGGGGTATTTTTGGCACATTTCTATAAGCCACAGGCATCCCAGGGCACTCTTGCCACCACCGGCAGCACCGCCATAAAGCACCTCTTCGGTAAGGTTGTCTTTAAGGTAATAAATGGCGTGTTCCTGTTTAATGAGCAGCTTCATCATCGCCCAGCGGATTTTGGCCATAGCCCAAATTAAGGGTTACGCCGCGCTGTTGCGGGTCATCGGCATCGTCATACTTTTCGTTCCACTGTTTTGGGTTGCGGTTGCGCAGCCAGAACTGCTGCGAACGGAAGTCGGCCGGAATGTGCTTTTCTACCTCTACAATTTCTACGCGTTCTTTCTCTACACGCTTGCCGTTTTCGTCGTAGTAAATTTCCTTGCATTTAATGGGCTGGCGGGTGGTAATAACCCTGTCTAACGTTGCCTGGTATAGCGAAGCCACGACTTCGAGGTCGGCCATTTTTTTGCCGCGCAGCAGGGCATCTTTAAACTCGGCGTGCTGTTTTTTCCAGTAGAGTATGGTGTCGCGGCTTACGCCAAACCATGCCGCCAGCGATCCGTCTGTAGCGCCGATAATGCAGAGTTTTTGTGCCTGCGAGGCATAATCAGGGTTATATGCGGGTTTGGGTTTTCTGGGTACGGAAGCAGGGGTTGCTGCTTTCATGTTGGGGTGGTTAGGGGAATATTGGGTAAAGAAAAACCCTCAGTTAGGTTGAGGGTTCTTTTTCAAAATAAGGAGTAACCCCTTTATTTTCGATGTATTCTCTGATCTTATCGGTTTCGCTAAAATCAATATATTCAACTAATTTATTGTTCTTAACATATGTCCAGGCCTGATGTTTTCTTATTTGGATCTTATCAGGCTCTCGTCCGATAATAAAATATTTACCGTCTTTTTTATCTTTAGAATTTGCGGCGGTTGCAAAAGTTACATATTTATTCAAATCACTCTCCAGGTAATAAACATGTTTGGAGAAATCAATGGTTTGCCCTGCTACTATAATTCCATTCTTGCCGATAAAGTCAACAGTTACAGGTGTAATTAGTTCTTCAAATTCAAAGGGAGTAATTGTTTGTTGTATGTTAACTTTGCCCTCTATTTTTGGGAATAGTGCAATTTCTACCTGTTGCTCAAAGGTGGTTTCAGCATCTTCTATCATTTCTTCATAGCGGAAGATGTACTTTTCAAAAATTCTTTTAAAATTTTCCTGATTAAGGGGTATGTCAATCGACTTTACCTCAGAAAAAGAAACAAGATTATTATTATACCTATGCAAATAAGACATATATGATTCTTGAACCCATGCCGTTTTCTTGTTGGTAATGTCAAATTTAATACTGCCTTCCTCTAAGGCTTCGTTAATATCCTTGTGCAGGCTTTTAAAGTATGTTTTCAGTATGGTGTAATTCTGAACCGGAATCAGACTTTTAATGGCCTGTAATTTTGATTCAGACACCCTAAACTGATTATTTTCATTATCAAACATAATAAGCCCAATGCTTACTTTTTCGTCTAAAGCTGCATTAAGTGGAATGTAAACTATGCTGAAAAATGTTTTCATTTGTTGTAAAACTTTATCTGAATGAATGACCTGAAAGATGTTATACAATCTTTAAGCCATTTTTCGTTAAACAATTGTTTTCTGAGATTTTCTTCAAGTGCTTCAGTATCAATTTTCCATTCGGCGGGTATAAGACTGATGATGTTTGGAAGAGCTTCTTTGCATTCAGATACGCAAAGGTAGAAAGTTTCTACAATGTTATCGACTGCTGTCTCTAATTTTGTGCCTTTTTTAAATAATATACTGGTTAAGTCTGTGTTTATAATTGATTCATCTTCTGTAATCTGAGCCAAACCGTATTTTAGGCTCCCGGAGTTAAAAATTTCTCCATGGTCAAATACGCAGAATCTATAATCTGATATATCTGTAATATTCAATAACAAATTACTGTTATTGTGTGTCCGGTCTTCGTTGCTTAACCAAATATCAAACAACCCAATCAGTAACAGGTCTTCCTTTTGTTTGATTTTCTTTCTAAAAGAGTGATCTTCAAAAATGGAAGTTGAAGATTTATCGACATGAATAGAACTCTTTAGATAAAAGGATCCAAAGCATAGCTTTCTGAAATTTCGAATCTGGAGCGATTTGTTTTGGGGTATGTGTTCATCTTGTGCGTTTATTAAACAAATACCAGGCGTATCTAAACCCCACACCTGTGCAAATTTAGATCCTAATATCTCATTGATGAGTTTATAAGGATCATTATGCTTAAGTACCCAATCATTTAAATCATCACAGGTTACTAACAGCGGTTTTGCACCGGTGTCATACACTTTCGTAGCCTGATGAATGGTTTTTCGTACTGGTAGCACTTGGCTGGTAAATTGGTTTTATCAAATATAGAACTTTTGATTATAAATACTTTAATTCATTTTCAATATGTCAAAGAACACTTTTAGTATTAAAGCCGTCAGGTCACAAGCCGAAAGCCCCCTACAAAAACCTGCTACTTTTGCCCTGCTACCAGCGCTTCACGTTTCGTGAACAGTTAAACTCATCGCGGCTACTAAAGTCGGCGTGGGTGCGGAGGGAATCTTCGGCGGCGGCAAGGCAGCGTTCGTCAAAGTACTCACGAAAAAAGCTTAACACCTTAGCAATACTCAGGCTCTCGTAGAACTCGCCATACTGCCCGTTGATAATGCGGCGGAACAGAAATGCAGGGTCTTTCATGTTAGGGTAATTTGTTGATTCGATAATTGATTTTCTTGAACGGCCATGAAGTTGAGATACTTTCACTCCATTCCTCCGTTCATGATTACATCATGCCTTGTCATGCCGGCGACAGGAAGGATCTCACATAATAATTTTTTCTCGCGAAGGCGCTAAGGCGCAAAGTTGAGATCCTTCACTCCATTCCTCCGCTCGGGATGACAAATCAGATTGAGTGAAGCTGCCATCAACCGGGAACCATCAACTAACAACCAATTGCTACACCCTGATAATATTATCAATAATCACGTTATTATATGTGCCTTTGCTGCCCGAGATGTGAAATTCTATCTCGGCTACGTCGCCGGGCAGTACGTCCTGTAGCATCTCTATTTTGGTCCCCAGGGCAGAGGGGTAAAACACGCGCCCGGTTTCCTGTTCAAAGTGCAGCTGCTGAACGGCAGTACCCAGTTTGGTTGTTTTTACATCGCCTATGGCAGTAATGATGCCTTTTATTTTGTAGTTCATGATTTTGAATTTAAAGATTGAATGATTGAAAAATTTAAAGATTGTGAACGGGCTGGTTGTTGTGTTCAGGATGACAAAGCCGAGTGAGGCTTCCATCAACTAATAACCGGCAACTAACAACAATTAGCTACGCCTCGCGCACCGCAAAAGCTACCAAGTTGTTGTACTGTATGCCGCTGTTTTTGCTTATTTTACCTTCCAGGGTAACGTCTACCTGTATTTCGTCGTTTTCTTTGTAGGTGGCAATTTCATCCATACGGCGGCCGCGAAATTCTACAAATGCTTTTTGCCTGTGGTCTGGCACAAGGGTTACTACTTTCTTTTCGTGGCCTGCGGTATTGCGGTATTCAATGCTTTCGATGGTTCCTGTTATTGTCATGATTTTTGTTGATTTAAAGATTTTATGATTGAAAAATTGGTTGGTTGGATTTAGATGGGACCTGCCTTTACCGTCAGGCAGGCGCGGATGCCGCGGATTTTGGCGGATAATCGCTTATTAATAGTAATCCGGATTATTTAAGGTTTCTTGTCTTGCTGCTTACTGCGACTGAACACTGTTACTTCTTCACTCTGTTATCGTAAATCGCCTGTCGGCATTAAACAGCATTATGGCTTTCATGTTTTGCAGGTAGCGCTGTTGTTTTGTGTTTATGGTTTCTGGTTGGGTTGGGTTGCTGCCTGCTGTAAACTGATCACTGCTTTTGTGTGTCGCGGCCGTTATCTTTTGTTTTTCATCTTTATCTCTTTTATTCAAATCTTTTAATTCTTCATACAATCCGCGCAATGTTGCACTTAGCGTTTTTAGGTTTTGCTTTATCTGTGTGGTGTTTTCCACTTCAAACTGCGCGATATGAGAGGCTAAGTAGTAGTTATATGAAGCTTTAATTGCGCATAGTTCCACTATTTCTTTCATAACGTGTTGTTTGTTTCGCATATTGTTATATCTTTGTAGAAGTATAATGCAAAATTAAGTGGAATATTCCACACAACAAAATAAAAGAAGGTAAAATTTTCCACATTTGGTGTAAAATTTTCTCATCCGCTGCGTAAAGTGTTGACTATGGAAGGATTGGATATAAAAAAACGTCGTGAAGAACTGGGGCTGACCCAAAAAGAGCTTGGCGACCTTATTGGCGCCAGCCGCGAAACCATTATTAATTATGAGAAGGGCAAGCCTATACCGCGCAGCAAAAGTGAAATATTAAACAAAGTGTTGCAGGAGGGTACTGTATATAATAAGAAAGTAGTGGGCGAGGAAGTAGTGCGTTTTGCCGAGCCGATAGAAAATAAAAATGGTAACCGTTTTCTTGAACTACCAAACGGCAAGTTCTATATGCTTATGCCGTTGGCCGAGTTTGAAGTGCAGGCGGGCTTTTTAGACAATTATCAGGATTCTGATTTTCTTATGGACCTTAGTCAACACGGCATCATGGTAGATAAAACGGTACAAGGGCGCTATGTGGCTTTTCGCGTAAACGGCGATAGTATGGATAACGGCAGCAGCCACGCCATAGGCCGAAACAGCATTGTTACCACCCGCGAGCTGCAACGCCAGCACTGGGTTAGTAAGTTGCGCTACCGCGATTTTCCGTACTGGGTTATTTACACTACGCAAAGTAAGCTGCCGCTTTTAAAAGAAATCATAGAGCATAATACTGAAGAGGGCTACATTACCTGCCACTCGCTAAACGATAGCCCTGAGTTTACTGATTTTCGATTATATATGAATGATATTCAGGCGCTGTTTTATGTTATAGACGTAAACAGAACCGTGAGTAAGAAGGTGGTGTATTAGATGTGGGTTTGTTTGATGCTTTTGTCATGCTGACGATAGGAAGCATCTCGGGTAATCAAAGTTGAGATCCTTCGACTCCGCTGCGCTGCGCTCAGGATGACAAAGCGATGCTTGGTACAGGTGCGGTTTTTGTCATGCTGACGATAGGAAGCATCTCACATAATCAGAGTTGAGATCCTTCGGCTCCGCTGCGCTGGGCTCAGGATGACAAAGATTCCCTTTAATACTGATGTAGTTTTTGTCATGCTGACGATAGGAAGCATCTCAATAAATTTTCACGCAAAGCTGCAAAGTTGCACGTTATTAGATTTGAGATCCTTCACTTCGTTCCTCCGTTCAGGATGACAGAGGGTATGATTTGTTATGCTGACCTGTCTTTGCCGGCAGGCCGGCGATAGAAAGCATCTCTATTCAAAATACATTAAATACCAACCAATGATTAAAACTTTAGGCACGCATAATTACTACGTCTATATTTTAACCAATAAAATTAAGACGGTTCTTTATACCGGTGTAACAAATAATTTAAAAGACCGGTTATACTTCCATCAGAATCCAGAGGCTAACAGCAAAGCATTTACAACAAAATATAAGTGCTTTTATCTGGTATACTGGGAACATTATAGTGATATAAATATTGCAATTGACAGGGAAAAACAGATTAAAGGATGGAAAAGAGATAAGAAAGATAAACTGGTGTCGGAATTTAATACGGAATGGAGATTTTTAAATGATGAAATATAAGAAGTGTCTATTGAGATCTTTCACATCGTTCCTCCGTTCAGGATAACAAAACGTTCCTTGATGCAGGTGCTTTTTGTCATGCTGACGGTAGGAAGCATCTCGGTTTTTTAGGCTTGAGATCCTTCGACTCCGCTGCGCTGCGCTCAGGATGACAAAGCGTTTCTTGATGCAAGTGCGGTTTTTGTCATGCTGACGATAGGAAGCATCTCACGTAATCAGAGTTGAGATCCTTCGGCTCCGCTGCGCTGCGCTCAGGATGACAAAGATTCCCTTTAATACTGATGCGGCTTTTGTCATGCAGACTATAGGAAGCATCTCAACAGATTTTCACGCAAAGTTGCATGTTATTAGATTTGAGATCCTTCACTTCGTTCCTCCGTTCAGGATGACAGAGGGTATGATTTGTTATGCTGACCTGCCTTTGCCGGCAGGCCGGCGATAGGAAGCATCTCGCGTAATTAGGGCTGAAATGCTCCGCTCCGCATGATGTCCCACCGACTTTAAAACTTTCTACTTTAAGACTTTAAGACGTCATTAACTTTATTAACCACCATTTGCGGTGTTATGGTGCGCATGGCATCTTCATAGCCTGGTACTACCTTGTTGCCATAAATAGAGGTCGGTAGCATAGGGTACTGCTCGCGGTTTGACGTAACGGCGTTAGTTGCCGGTTGTAAAAACGGCGCAAAGCCCGCATAAGGGTGCGTGGCTCCCCAAAGGGTAACTACTTTAACACCATACATGGCGGCCATATGCGCATTGGCACTGTCCATACTCAGCATCAGGTTAAGGTTACTTATTATTTGCAGTTCCTGCTTCAGGAGCA contains the following coding sequences:
- a CDS encoding DUF3127 domain-containing protein; this translates as MTITGTIESIEYRNTAGHEKKVVTLVPDHRQKAFVEFRGRRMDEIATYKENDEIQVDVTLEGKISKNSGIQYNNLVAFAVREA
- a CDS encoding GIY-YIG nuclease family protein, producing MIKTLGTHNYYVYILTNKIKTVLYTGVTNNLKDRLYFHQNPEANSKAFTTKYKCFYLVYWEHYSDINIAIDREKQIKGWKRDKKDKLVSEFNTEWRFLNDEI
- a CDS encoding helix-turn-helix transcriptional regulator; its protein translation is MEGLDIKKRREELGLTQKELGDLIGASRETIINYEKGKPIPRSKSEILNKVLQEGTVYNKKVVGEEVVRFAEPIENKNGNRFLELPNGKFYMLMPLAEFEVQAGFLDNYQDSDFLMDLSQHGIMVDKTVQGRYVAFRVNGDSMDNGSSHAIGRNSIVTTRELQRQHWVSKLRYRDFPYWVIYTTQSKLPLLKEIIEHNTEEGYITCHSLNDSPEFTDFRLYMNDIQALFYVIDVNRTVSKKVVY
- a CDS encoding phage terminase large subunit; this encodes MAKIRWAMMKLLIKQEHAIYYLKDNLTEEVLYGGAAGGGKSALGCLWLIEMCQKYPGTRWLMGRSKLKTLKETTLNTFFELATLLKLGNQFSYKSVEHIIQFKNGSQILLKDLFYYPSDPNFDSLGSLEITGAFIDECSQVAYHAWQIVKSRIRYKLTEYGLIPKMLGSCNPAKNWAYKEFYKPCRDGLLAPHRRFIQSLPTDNPHLHPSYLQSLLRLDKNSRERLYFGNWEYDDDPATLIDRDAIADYFNPIHIPQQGLKYMTIDVARKGRDKTVFRIWHGWVCIAREAIAKSGLDEVVGRARILQTKHGIALSNIIADEDGVGGGVVDFLKCKGFINNSSPLEMREGNAYIKPNFDNLKSQCSIKMAEMITNRLSGEICTSDTVQQTTTEEMEQVKLKDIDRDGRQGILPKERVKELIGRSPDEWDSIMMRYWFALRKSYSARVRIG
- a CDS encoding HipA family kinase, which codes for MLPVRKTIHQATKVYDTGAKPLLVTCDDLNDWVLKHNDPYKLINEILGSKFAQVWGLDTPGICLINAQDEHIPQNKSLQIRNFRKLCFGSFYLKSSIHVDKSSTSIFEDHSFRKKIKQKEDLLLIGLFDIWLSNEDRTHNNSNLLLNITDISDYRFCVFDHGEIFNSGSLKYGLAQITEDESIINTDLTSILFKKGTKLETAVDNIVETFYLCVSECKEALPNIISLIPAEWKIDTEALEENLRKQLFNEKWLKDCITSFRSFIQIKFYNK